The following coding sequences are from one Bos indicus x Bos taurus breed Angus x Brahman F1 hybrid chromosome 5, Bos_hybrid_MaternalHap_v2.0, whole genome shotgun sequence window:
- the RERGL gene encoding ras-related and estrogen-regulated growth inhibitor-like protein has translation MNDVKLTVLGGEGTGKSALIVRFLTKRFIGEYASNFESIYNKHLCLEGKQLNLEIYDPCSQPQKAKFSLTSELHWADGFVIVYDISDRSSFAFAKALIYRIREPQTSHCKRPVESAVLLVGNKQDLCHVREVGWEEGHKLALDNRCQFCELSAAEQSLEVEMMFIRIIRDILTNFKLKEKRRYSGSKSMAKLINNVFGKRRKSV, from the exons ATGAATGATGTGAAGCTTACTGTTTTGGGAGGTGAAGGAACAGGGAAATCTG cCCTTATAGTAAGGTTTCTTACCAAGCGCTTCATTGGAGAATATGCTTCTAATTTTG AATCTATCTATAACAAACATTTGTGTTTGGAAGGGAAGCAATTGAATCTAGAAATATATGACCCTTGTTCTCAG CCACAGAAAGCAAAATTTTCCCTCACAAGTGAGCTGCATTGGGCAGATGGGTTTGTTATTGTGTATGACATCAGTGACAGGTCTTCCTTTGCATTTGCAAAAGCATTAATCTACAGAATTCGGGAGCCACAGACAAGTCATTGTAAAAG ACCTGTGGAGTCAGCAGTGCTTTTGGTGGGTAACAAGCAAGATCTCTGTCATGTGCGAGAGGTTGGCTGGGAAGAAGGGCACAAACTGGCATTGGATAACCGGTGCCAATTCTGTGAACTGTCTGCAGCAGAGCAATCTCTGGAGGTGGAAATGATGTTTATCAGAATTATCAGGGACATCCTGACAAACTTCAaactcaaagagaagagaagatacAGTGGATCTAAATCCATGGCCAAGCTGATCAATAATGTatttggaaagagaaggaaatctgtTTAG